From Solanum stenotomum isolate F172 chromosome 2, ASM1918654v1, whole genome shotgun sequence:
TTATCCCCTCTGTCCCATGTTGCATACAGATAAATAAGATCCCTCCATCCTTAACCAGAGGCCTCGAGTTCAACCTCGTTTCGAAAAACAAGAAGTAATTAACCTTAATATTGCTAGCTTCTTTGATAGCATCAATGATCTTAACTTGATCAGCGAAATTGCATTGCACCAACAGTTGATATCACCAGATCCACTTGTTTTATAGCCTTCAACAAACTCTCATGATCATACAAATCACCCTGTTCAAAAAAACaagaaactaaaattaattttgccCTTAACAGGATCAGAAATTGTGGTCTCTCTAACTAAAGCAAAAGTTGGGTGTCCAGATTTTGCACTTGCTTCCACTACAAATTTTCCAATATACCCTGTTCCTCCAATGATCAAAACTTTGCTTTTATCAGccatttgataaaataaaacttaaagtAAAGAACTTTCTCAAGAATTTAGTTGTGTTGTTTTGTGTATAAAGTATGCTAAGGCAACATCATTTTATGCAATAAGGTAGGGAGATGtaattaccaaaatgaccttgTTGTTCCAACTTtctcatttgtttgcacttaatgaaAGTCTGAATCTGAATTGTTTAGACGTTAGCCCATTAAGCGCATTTGTTTTGATTCAGATCTAACCACTTAATTCCTCTGACCGAGTCAGACTTAGTATAGAGTCTGAAAATCGTTCAGATCTCTGTTTAATgctcttcattttctttaatattaacttctaatttatttctcttcttctccactCTTCCTGCAAACTCACCACACCCATTACACCATTACTAACCTAACCTGCACTTTCATTTTACTTATATCTTGCTTCTTCCAAATCACTACACCACCATTGGCAAAAAATATGAGTGAATCTATTGACGAAAATATTAAATCGATGAGTTGAGAATATTAACTATTAATCATTCCATGGAAACGATCATGAACAAGATTTAGAAGAGCTTGAACTTTTTCTTAAAATGCATCGATAATTGCTTCGCTAGATGCTACCATACGTTGACAAAGCTTGTGGGTTCTCCGATAGCGTAAATAGGCAGACGGGTGAATTTTGGGATTTTTAAAGAAGAAGTggtataaaaattgaatttgttgATGAATGTGGGAGATGTTCACTTCATAGTGTAATGTGCCAAAAAGAATGGGAGAAACTTGAACCGATACGTTCAATactcattattttttcaatatatataattcatagCATAATTATAGCTTGAGCTCATAAGATGTGGCCTTCTAAAAAGTATATAGTAAATCTGCTCGGCTATTCGCGTAAAGATCTCCACTTTACTTAAGAAAGGACATGATCCATTCTAGAGTGAAGCAGTATATTCTTCCTAACAAAAGTTAGGTGAAGTTGGAAGGTTACCTAACTAGCAGAGGAATTTCCTGGCGTATGACTAAAGcatgaatgataatgttagatTGGTAGGGTAATAACTCATCACGTAAAATCATCATAccaagggtgtgtttggtatggaggaaaatattttccaattttctcttTATGTTTGAATGTTTTCTGTAACAGTAAATAATGGGCAAAAAAGGAGAGAAGCAGTTGAGGTGGTCAAAGCCAATGGAATATTTGATGTTGGAGATCCTAGCTGATGAAGTGAAGCAGGGAAATAAATCAACTAATCAGTTTAAGGTTATCTCATTCAATCGTGTTTCGAATGCCATTAATGAACAATTAGGAATGGACTGTTCTCCTAAGCATGTGGAGAATCATCTTAAAACGCTAAGAAGCACATGGAATACAGTGCAAACTCTACTAAACAAAAGTGGTCTTGGATGGGATGACAACTTGAAGATGATTACTGCCAGTCCTAGAGTGTATGCAATGCATATTCAGGTAAGGTTGCTGTAATCAGTATTTACGTCGTTTATGCAACTCTATGAATATTCAAGATATGCATGAAATATCTTAGATATTAATTTTGACTTGAACTCTGTTTATGTTTGTTTGtgagaaattaaagagttgaGGCTTTAGTTTTataggaaaagaagaagagagacaGGGTGGTTTAATGGTTAGCAGATTAGGCTTTAGTTCTGTATTTCTCCATTTCATGAAGTTTATGTTATAATTGTGTCACATGTTGATGTCTCTTGtttaataccatatttttgtcatttatatTGTAGGCGCATCCTAGTCATGATAAGTTCATCAACAAGAAGATTGATATGTTTGAAGAAATGTCTCTTGTCTGTGGGAATGATCGAGCTAGGGGTGATTGTGCTAAGTCATTTGAAGATATAGGCTTGGATTGTAGTTCGGAGAAAGGTAATGAAGATGAGATTGAAGGACCATCTAAGGAGAATGGAGTGCAAGATGTGAGTGAAACTTCTCAATTCAAGTCAAGTCGTAAAAGAAATCGTCCTTCTGATGTGCAAGATGTGGTCGGTGATATTTCAACAAAACTTGGAGAAGTGGCAGCGGCAATAAGTAAGATAGCTGATAGCCGATTAGATGTGACAAGGTTGTATGAAGAAGTTAGGGCAATTGAAGGTTATGGGGAAGAGTTCTTAGGGGATGCTTTTGACTATTTGGTACAAAGTGATACTTTAGCTAAGGGATTCATggctaaaaatcaaaatctccGTAAGGTGTGGTTGGAAAGGTTCAAGCGACAACATAAATAGAATATAGAAGTGAATCGGAAGAACATAACTATATAGAGTACTACTATTTGATATCTTTTTGCTTGAATTTGATTTGTGTGCTTGAAGGCAGAGTTGTTTTACATGTTTACAAATTGTTAGTTTGTTGATTTAATGGTGTTATTGAACTAAATattcataattatattattatgatatgatatgtTTGTACAACTTACTGTTTGTACTATGCACAGTTGAAATATGTGTGTGGTGTACAGAGATTCGCAACTGTGCACAATAATGTGAAAAACTTCAAGTCTCAACTGTATAGTGTTAGCTAGAAGCATGTACTAATGTATGGCACGctgttttcaagttattttttgaTTAAAATGACAGTTcgatacataaaatatattcatCGTAAAATTAGAGATCTTATTCTAAAGGATTATTTGATAGTGTGTGtagaaataatagaaaaatatcaagatctAGTGGGAAGGGGTTGGGGGTGAAAGAgcatagaaaattattttcctaaaaaaattccttactcaccaaccaaacactAGAAATTGTTTTCCACTCACTaaccaaacataagaaaacaagttaaaaatcaacttgttttccaagaaaacattttccatggaaaacattttctttcataccaaacacaccccaaATTGACAATATTTTCCAATCCGCTCATCAGCTATTTGATCGGGATACTATTACATAGGTTCCTAACGATCCGTGGATTATATTCCATACGATACCTGAACTCATAAGAAAGCTAGAGATAACTGAAATGAGTGAGCctcatatcatattatattataagtgggaagcccCTTAGctcaaagttgaattacgaaTTTACCCTTCACTTGAAcattatttgaatatatataacattatataaaaaaaaaaaaaaaacataatactTTAATTACCTGAAAAATAAATTCACATTTCAATTACAGTATAATTGAAAAGACAACAGTCTGAAACTTACATCTTAAATAACCGTGAATAGGGTAAGCGAAAAGGCAATTGAAAGTAATAAATCTTTTTGAAGTAATAGTATTGTTAAACGTCCAAGTGAATAATGACTTTCTTCAGGTAAATAAAGAAACTATGTTTCATCTTCAAGTAAAtcatttcatcaattttcttttttgaaactggaaggtttcaaatttttaacactatttctttgttgttttcttcTAACGCTCCCCCCTCCCCTCTCTTATTGTAGAATATGCCTCTTTTTAGATTAATTCGTGATGCAATTTGAAGTGTTCTTGGAATTCAAGGTATATAGATTGATCCGAGGATTTTTATAACGCAGTTTCAGTCAGGATATGCACtggttttttttccctttctctattttattaatctttatttgttcctttttcccctttttactttatttttccttagcttgttttttcatttttgaaaaggtgaaatttcaacaataaatatgatgaaagtatataattagtaaaataattttacctttgaGAATCACACATGGTATTTTTCGCagctagaattttttttatgcaataTATTTGTTCTCTTATTTTCACATATAGGCTTTTAGATTGTATAAATCATCATTTCTCTTATAAGAGTCTTTCCTTCTCTATTTAATTTTTGGGTGACTAAAGATTAAGATTTTAGTTAGAGAACATAATTTAATCTTCCTATGTCTTAGATATTATTTTCTCTTGAGTttgaatttgtaatattttttccttcaaattatATATGACTCATCACAAACATGTTTATAATGTTATTATTGGTTCGtctgtttttcttattttgttaatttattttttgtttattaaaaattaaatttgaaaactaaaagatattaattttatttactatTCGAATAGAGTGTTGAATTTTTCATGAATACtaaaacatcatatcatcaaaAGCTAACACAAATagtctatattttatataaatacaataaaatatactCATATGTAGACCCGTGGACTTATCACAAGTAATTGCATTCTCAAGGCAATTTTATCGTATTGTCGTTAAACTTCAATGTTTAGGTgctttatagaaaaataagtcaTTTGTTTGGTAcatattttaggattttttgTTGTAGTAGTATGCAGAATATgtaattgaaatttatatttatgataaatttgtCTTGCGCCTTTGTTATTTCATTAAAGGCATTATAtgcatttattattatttttcaatcagGAATTCATAGACATATTTTTCAATCAGGAATTTAGAGACTATATTCTCTTAATTAGTTCACATATTTCTGGTTTGATAGCAAATGCACCAttctattttatgatttttttaatgaataaaaaataaatagtaaaattaatattgttaatttcaatattttctatcttataactcacttttaaataaataaaaaaattataacgtttctcattaaaataaaataggcaATCTTGTCAATAAGCctgcatgattttttttatccattGATGACTATAAAAGGTTATCAATGATATTTAGATCATAAAAAAGACGCAAACATAGTAACACAGAGTTAAGAGACTATATTGTCTTAATTAATTTCACATACTTCTTGTTTGATGCCAAATGCTCAATccctttttatgtattttatttagtacatgaaatgtaatTGGTAAAATTAATATTGTTGATTTAAGCATTTTCTATTTGATAAcacatttttaaattatataacaataataaggGATAAACATGCAACGCACGTTGCcagaaactagtatatataaacAGGAGAGTGTCCTCTTTGATTGATCTTTATTGACAACAAGACTCTTTCATATTAGGGTGACAATTTCAGCCCATATTAACGAAATGAGTCCATTTTATCCATATTTAATGACTTGGATCACTCATATTTTAATTGGGTAAATATGGGCTTCAAGCTATTTTAAGAGTCTCTACAGATATGAtcaaaatggataaaatatggATAGATCACTTAGTTTTCACTTTCACTCAAAATTCTTAATTGtgctaaaaaataaaagaatttaatattaattttcaaaaattcaattaattttcaaactaaattgaaaaaacatttatttttgtttttgaaaaacaaaaaaaaatttgaaggtAGGTTGGTGGAAGGGGGGGGGNtgtttttggaaaacaaaaaaattttagGGGTCGGTTGGTGGAAGGTGGGGGGCGCCCCAGGGGGGTGGGGGTGCCCGGGGGAGGGGGTAAATTGATGTCATGAAGTCCCAGTTCACTTGGTCAAAGAAATATGGAGAGGTTTTAAATGGGTTAGAACCATTTTACCCAAACCATATTTGATCAAatccatatttacccatattcTATTTGGGTGGATTGTAATCCAAACCATTTTTGTTCAATCCATCCAAATCCGATTCAATCCAACCATTTGCCACCCCTATTACATCACACCTTAAAATCTGGCACAAGATGGTAGAGCAacaatgcaaaaagaaaaaaaacgcGAATGGCTTCCATTTTCATTATAGTACTAGGCAGTATGGACAGAAAAAACAGACTTAAAACATACCATTCAACCTGTCTCTGATGAAATAGTTAACAAGCACTCATACTTCCAGACAAAATGTCTGACAACACTCATCATCTAACAGTTTATTCGAGTTATCGAAGACATCAAACATGTAGTTTAGACAACGCGACCAAGGTACTCCTCCACGGTGGTGTACTTAACATCTGGATAAACTTCCGATGCCTCAACCCCAAACGATGGCTCTATCTCAAAATTGGTATGATCACCGTTCACGAATGTTGAGTGGTTGACTGATAGCATGTAATTGATTAGCGTTTGAGATGCTGCAACAGTATGCAATATACATTGTCAGGATTACCTATgttaaattgaaagaaacagTAGTAAAGATGAATGATATAAAGATTACTGACGCTGGATGTCTTTGAGAATTTGCTCCCCTGGAACGTAGATTTTCTCGAGAGTTTTACCAATCAGTTTCTCCCATATAGCCACAAGCTCGTTGAACGATAAGGTGTTCTTGGGAGGCCTGATGTAAAGGGACTTGTTCAACGTTCTCGGGTCATCAACAGCCTTAATGGTGTAGGTGCCAATGTCATGTTCTTCATTGAATACAGCTGCAGACAAACAGAACAAAGCAGCAAAAAAAGCACACAAAAATGAGACATTTTATCATGAACTTGTTCTGTTGGCACGCGTACCAAATTCAAATCAATGGAGTAATTTTTTTCGACTTACCCTTAACATTCCCATCTCCAGGAATGATGACTTTGTCTCGAGGAGGAGCAGTGGCTCCTGGCTGGACCAAATTTGGTAAGAAACAACCAGCAAAATAGTTACATGAGACGTAAGTATAGGGAATTTCTGCAGCCTCAATAGCTCTTCGGGTTTTGGCTTGCGCAACAAATGTATACTTTACTGGCTCCACAGCATTCATGATCCTATCGACATCCATAGCAAACTCCGAAGGGAAGAAcctctgaattttttttagcaCAAGATAATTTAGCTCTGTGAACACattgggtgtgtttggtatgaaggaaaatgttttcctggaaaacaaatagatttttgatttattttctaatGTTTGGGTGGGTGGAGGGgctcgagggtaggggtgaaaaaattaaattttgaagttgaaaatatttttaaaaaacaaacttaaattttttttgggggtggggggNaaaattgaaattgaaaatattaaaaacaaacttaattttttttttggagggggtgGGGGGCTGATCGGGGAGGGAGGGTGGGGGGTCACGGGTAGGGATGGGGTGGggtgaacaaaataaaaatttgaaattcgaaatattttttaaaaacaaacataatttttttggagGGAGGTGGAGGCTGATGGGGGGTCGTGGGTAGGGGCAGggtggggtgaaaaaataaaaatttgaaattgaaaatgttttttaaaacaaattataattttttttggtgagGGGGTTGGGGGCTGGCAAGggttgaaaaattaaaaatttgaagttgaaaatatttttttaaaataagctttaaatttattttttcaacaaaaaaaaattgtaatttgaaattggaggagagttttggaaaatgtttttcttaatttttgaaaggaaGTCATTTTTAAGAAcaagataattaattaaaacgaTTTTCAGATTCTCTAGTGAATTATTCTTCCAAAATTGAGGCATTTACGCGAACTTGCTGCATATTTCTGTCATACACTTGGTTATGCAGATCAAGATCTTTCCACTAGGCCATGTTAACAATTAGTAATCTAACTCATCTTATTATCTTAAATCAACGAGATGAAACTCCCTTAATTAGAGggtatgttgctcggactctccaaataTGTTGCTGAACCCATGttggatccttcaaaaatacactacttttagACGATCCAACACGCAACCATGAACATTATTGAAGTATCTGAGCAACATAGATTTAAGGTCCCTTTGATACTCCAAATTCTCTAATTCAAATGTGATCTATAAATTCAAGAACTTTATCAACAATTACTATATTCAAGATCACCATCATCCCCTCTCCCCAAGTTTacacccttaaccagaggtctcgagTCAAAGTCAGTTGTGAAAAACCAAAAGTAACTAACCTTAATATTGCCAGCTTCTTTGATAGCATCAACGATTTTAACTTGATCAGCCAATTGCGCATCACCAACAGTTGATATCACCACATCCACTTGTTTTATAGCCTTCAACAAACTCTCATGATCATACAAATCACCCTGTTCAAAAAACAAGAAACTAAAATATACTTGCATATACAATTTATTAACAAATGCATCATATAAATATACATACATTAATAATAGTGACACCCAAATTCTtgaaattttcaacaatttttccCTTAACAGGATCAGAAATTGTGGTCTCTCTAACTAAAGCAAAAGTTGGGTGTCCAGATTTTGCACTTGCTTCCACTACAAATTTTCCAATATACCCTGTTCCTCCAATGATCAAAACTTTGCTTTTATCAGccatttgataaaataaaacttaaagattttgagttgaaattaaagaactTTCTCAAGACCTTGCTGTTCCAACTGTCTTTATGAATATTGTCTTTGCTTCCTTTGAGGTGCATCAACCTACTACACTGgtctctttttatttgttcaccATTTACATGGTATGGCCAAtgaatactttattttattatattattctttaaatatacaaaaattagtatttttagTGCCGTAGATATAAATTATATACCTTCAAAACATCCAATGAAATCAAAATGATACCAATAAAACTAATAGTTTCTATGCAAAAATAAcatgtataaaatgtagttACTAGTGCTGACCATATTAAATATGATTacaaatcatgtcataatcatgtTACATGTCACATGTGATTCCAAATCAATTCAGATATGattccaaaacatttaatttttgtatttaatttaatttttttattcaatttttttctctctctgcTTAGTAATTCGTGCCATATTTTGTGGAGTGCTATAAGAtagtattaaataaatatggagTGCTATTAGGTAGTattaaatttatcaataattgAGTTATAGTTCCAATAAATATTAGAAATCCTTTTTTCACAcgtttcaatattttttttatatatttcctGTTTTACGTTTTCTAGTCTTTTATTGGAATAATATTAATGTATTTCTTTTATAGAGTAATTTCCCTGgatagtcacccatgtttggGAAATTACCTTAAAAtatcacttatgtttgttttaggaccacaatatcactcaactttatcttttttcctcaaaatatacttacacaaaaaaaatattatctctctCCTAATAGAATGTCATGTCACATTAttcctttttcattattaacattttttttaaaaaaaattagtcaaccCATATTACCTAGTAAAACAAAATTACATAGCCCAAAAATTTCTACCCTAGTTCTAGGGGATTAGGCGGCAAATCCAAATATGAGCTCCTccaattcttcaagaaaatatgTGGCTTCTTCCGATTTTTCAAGCGAGATAACGTTTTTATATGGATACTAATGGGCAATGGCACCTTTTTTGTTGAGTCCGGAGCCaaaagtgtaattttttttctttaaaaaacaaaaaaggcacaacaaaaaaaaaatttaaccaaaaggGAAAAATCACTCCTGACGGAGCGATTTTGTTCTTACAAAAATTGACGCCGCTTtgctaaaagaaataaaaatctctgccgattttctcaaaaaatatgttttctttaaaatagcTGCTATAACAAcgtttttatattaaaaaaattaaaagcaattttgtttaagaaattttttttaaaaagttctgAAGTTAaatcgctgctatagcagcgattttgtttaagaaattatttttttaaaacaaaaatccTACCCTTGCagagaatttaataaaaattaaaaaaataaataaaactgaaGCCAACGATTTTCATaaaaagctttttttaaaaaatctttaccCTTTCAAcgatttaaatgaaaattaaaactgAAAATCGCTGCCTCGGCAtcgattttttctttaaaaaacttatttttttttaaatggttgcCGTcggaaatttatgtaatttaaaacttgttctttatgttttttttttaattccttaacaaaaaatcgctgctatagcagcgatttcatttttttatcttttaataaaaacgctgctatagcagctattttaaagaaataatatttttttttttttgagaaaatcgcTGCCAAATGCAacgatttttatttcttttaacggAATGACATCAATTTTTGTTAGAAGAAAATCGATCCGTCAGGAgggattttgcccttttggttaatttttttttttatgtgcctttttgttttttgaaggaaaaaaatgtcccttttagcttcggactccctttttgttgatattttaattcattagaTTAAAAAGGTAACCATATTGTCAAACTACAAAGgatataatgtttttaaagaatttaaaaaaatgttaataataaaaaaggaattaaaaaaatgttaataataaaaaaggaataatgtgacatggcatcttattaggagagagataatatttttttttgtgtcaagtatattttgaggaaaagaggtaaagttgggtgatattgtggtcctaaaacaaacataagtgataTTCTTAGGTAATTTCccaaacatgggtgactatcCAGGGAAATTACTCTTCTTTTATATAAAGATTTTATGGTACCAATAAAGTTGGTACATTTATCAATAACTGAGTTATAGTTCTAAGAAATATTAGAACTACTTTTTTAAGCAgtgttttatttggaaaatataatttagattagttttaagagtcgccacttaatttttaaagtaaaattaagaagACTCATTTTTCAATAAGATTAAAACAGGAATcgattgaaaatatttaaggaGGGTTCGGagttcatattagcatttcgggaagggtTTAAAAGCATCCAAAATGCCAGCTAATAcgcggttatccgacaattaattattcggctaaaagatttaaaataaaacatttttgtttGAAGAAATAACAACTTAAGACCTGAACTTGTTTTTAAAAGGGAAAGGgcgatgaaataaaaatattagttaagTACTAGATATTTAAAGGCAAATAaaatacttgtttgattttaaaGATATGGTTGTTTCGTCTTTTGGGgaattgaattaagaaaaaaaacttagaATTAACTAACAAATAAACAGTTAGACAAATACGAAAACAAATAAGATAAAGAGGGAGAGAAGGTTTAGGCCCAAGTCTGATTTTCTGTCCGCCTGAGCCAGTACTTGGGTCTATATTCAACTTTGGGCCCTTGACTCATTTTGTACCTGTACTAAAACtaacataaaaagaaatatattatttgggccttaggcccaattTTCACCTGTCCTATGTTCTAACAATATGGTAATAagtgggcttaggcccaaagGTAACAAAATACAATCAAGACAAAAGATGGGCTTCCGAGCCCAATTTTGTCATATAAACAACATATACACTGAGTGTATACTGCTGTATATTTGCATATCCCGGCTCCAATTTCcagtatttttcttgttttcgaACAGCTGCACTTTTGACGTCTTTGACTCGGAAAAGGGTTGACTCAAGAATGGCTTTGGGCCTGAGTGGCCCAATCGATGATGCAAGAAAGGGATTTGGACCCCAACAGAATCCTCCACGGTTGCTCACAACaaacaagataaaataaaactaGTTAGCAAAGGAAGAATAAATCTATGATAGTTAAGAAATTTAT
This genomic window contains:
- the LOC125856346 gene encoding uncharacterized protein At2g29880-like, which codes for MGKKGEKQLRWSKPMEYLMLEILADEVKQGNKSTNQFKVISFNRVSNAINEQLGMDCSPKHVENHLKTLRSTWNTVQTLLNKSGLGWDDNLKMITASPRVYAMHIQAHPSHDKFINKKIDMFEEMSLVCGNDRARGDCAKSFEDIGLDCSSEKGNEDEIEGPSKENGVQDVSETSQFKSSRKRNRPSDVQDVVGDISTKLGEVAAAISKIADSRLDVTRLYEEVRAIEGYGEEFLGDAFDYLVQSDTLAKGFMAKNQNLRKVWLERFKRQHK
- the LOC125856343 gene encoding phenylcoumaran benzylic ether reductase TP7-like isoform X2, with product MRNWLIKLKSLMLSKKLAILRKTFSFIPNTPNVFTELNYLVLKKIQRFFPSEFAMDVDRIMNAVEPVKYTFVAQAKTRRAIEAAEIPYTYVSCNYFAGCFLPNLVQPGATAPPRDKVIIPGDGNVKAVFNEEHDIGTYTIKAVDDPRTLNKSLYIRPPKNTLSFNELVAIWEKLIGKTLEKIYVPGEQILKDIQPSQTLINYMLSVNHSTFVNGDHTNFEIEPSFGVEASEVYPDVKYTTVEEYLGRVV
- the LOC125856343 gene encoding phenylcoumaran benzylic ether reductase TP7-like isoform X1, translated to MADKSKVLIIGGTGYIGKFVVEASAKSGHPTFALVRETTISDPVKGKIVENFKNLGVTIINGDLYDHESLLKAIKQVDVVISTVGDAQLADQVKIVDAIKEAGNIKRFFPSEFAMDVDRIMNAVEPVKYTFVAQAKTRRAIEAAEIPYTYVSCNYFAGCFLPNLVQPGATAPPRDKVIIPGDGNVKAVFNEEHDIGTYTIKAVDDPRTLNKSLYIRPPKNTLSFNELVAIWEKLIGKTLEKIYVPGEQILKDIQPSQTLINYMLSVNHSTFVNGDHTNFEIEPSFGVEASEVYPDVKYTTVEEYLGRVV